The DNA window ACAAGCAGGCTTTGAAGGCTTAACCAACACACCGCCCTCCATTATAACAGCACTTCCTCCCTCAATCGTGCATGTATGTTCATATTTACAAAGCTCTGAAATATGATTTTTCAGATTATTAGCCAATATAGAATATACCCTTTTGATATGTAAACATACAGCCCCACCTTTTCTTCTATGTTTACAGAATAGATTGGGATATCTATCAACCACCTCCTCTGCTACATAAATGTGGCTGACACCACATTAAAGTGTAAGCTTCCAAATTTATAGTTCTgcttctcctccatgctcatGTGGCCAGTCGACTCTACGTTTgcattaaagctttttccttaaTCCAATCACTTGGTAGATGCCTTACAGAGAAGCCAAAACTGATCACAATCGCAGCAACGGACCACAAATCACATGCACCTTAAGTGCTAAGACTCGGACATGCATGGTTGAGATGGCCCCGGTCCTACTTGTAAAGTTTTTGCTATCTAAGAGTGCAATCGCAGTACTAAATTTTAAACATGACTACCTATAGTTTTGGCCCAGGTGCTCGGATGCTTGCATCCCAGCATGGCACCCCCAAAACCCTTCATACAATGAGGGGAAAACCCATGAATAGCAAAAGAGGGCAAGCCCATAAAGCATTGGATACATAATACCAATTCCCATAATCTGTACAATAgttaatataattaaacattCAGACATGTTTTCATAATCCATGCTAGGGAACACCATTTACACATGCAAAATGCCAAGGTTGATAGATCTCCAGCAAACCCCAAAATGAGATCTCATCACAGAACCCTTTTACAGTATCCAAAATGAATTTCATAGGGAATGTAGTGATTATATCCTTTTAAGGCAAGACAACGTCCTCATCTTCTCTTGTGATGAAACCTCACCTTCAACAAGAACTGCATTTTAACCTGTCCAAGAAAACCACTATTTTAAGGACTGCTCCATATATGGGGCATCGAAAAGTATaatcatatcaaaatcatcaagtAATCGTAAGAGATAATTCATCATAAGAATTCTGTCTTGAGCATTACTTATTTCAATTACTTGGCAGGACCCAGATAACCACTCTGATACAGCAGCAAAAGACTTTGATTCGATCATTTTGATCAAGTTGTACAGTAGTCAAAATAAAGTTCCGAAAGCGGATCAAATCTTAGAATTTTAATCCATACCAAACTTCCACAAAAAAACTCTACTAATGAgatatatcatttaattaattaggtattgaaaattgaatttaaatttgaaatggtAACAGCAATGCATCAgcaggttttttaaaatttctactTTGCCAGGCAGATAGAACTTACTTGAGCTGTATTATAAACAATGTACTCGTTGTACATCAGCTCAGAGGCCTTGACTTTCGAAGACACTGGTTTGCCACAAGGTACAATGACATCATTCCTCCACTTCACATATCCCGACTCCTCAGGTACCTTCTTGCCAAGCCCTTTTGTAGAGTGCTTTCCCTCCGGTGGTTTTTCCATATACTGTGATAAATAAACTTGTGGTTCTTATtcagaaaagaaggaaaaacaaattcaaacagAAGACTGAATGTGTCAGATTTCCACCCTACCAACATTTGAGAATATTGGGTGACTAAAGCAAGTTTCACTACTACAGAAAATCCAGTGAGGAAGAGCCGTCATTATGCAAACTAAATCAGAAATCTTACAGCAAGTGGAATGAGGGAAATTGTGCCAAACTTGCAGGCACAAGTTAGTATGTTTTGAGTAAGAACTTCATGCAACAAAGGTTAAGGCCAAGTATCTCTAGAGCCCCACATTCATGCCCACAACAGGATAATGGCCTTGTTTTTTAGCATGTTGAATGGGTACATGCACAATGTTACTTACCAACTCAAACCAAGCATGTGGACATGCGCAGATACACACACTAACAAACCATATAAATCATGGAATGTGAACTCACCGTTGCCTTCTTCAGCTCATAGACCTCCCCTAGGGCAACTTCACTGAGAAGCATTAGTCCCACTGGATTTTTCTTATCAGTAAAGCAATACTGAGCACTCTTACTGACCAGGTCAGCAAAGTAAACCCCTTTACCAAACTGTAATGCAAAGTGTTCAATCATCAGCCTTGTAAAAGGGAGGAAGATACGATAGGCATGCGTGTGAAAATCACAAATGATAATCCAAGGCCTATGAACCCAAATATGTATAAGTGTTCACATTTATGCacacaatgaaaaacaaagagagagaaagagaaccATATAGCCAGTTGTTGGTGCTTCAGGAGGAGCTATTCTAAGTCCTTGGCTAAGTATTCCCACAAAGTTCGTCAACCGAGAACCTGTAGAGGAGCAGCTTTTTGGTTTCACTTACATATCTGATTCTGTAATCATGCTGCATTACTGCTGAAGCTCCAGGTTTCCATGAACCTTGATCAAAAGCAGTTTGTATGTAGATATAATTGATTAAGAGATACTCACCATGCCATAGCAGCATTCTGTTCTTAAGCGTTTCTCTATAACGGGCAAATCTATCAAATTCTCCTCTTCTCTCCAGCAAAAATACTTCTTCCAGTTCAAGACTCCAATCCTGATAATAACATCAAACACCAGTGATTACTTTGTTAGGATGGcggggaagaaagaaaaaaataaggaacaaTAACTCATCACCAGCAGAGCCAGTGCTGAGGGCTTGAACTATAAAGAAGGTTAACCCACCGTATGAGTTGGTGCATGAGTTGTAAggagatacttctcaatcaacTGATAGTCCTCACTGTCATGAGGAAGTGGACATATATCACAATGGAGCTTCTTATACTTATCATCAAGGGAATCATCGCTATCCACATCAAAGCCAACTAATCTTGAAGCTATCTCAATATCCTGAAGAGCTTCTAACATTTTCACCTACAGTAGAAACAAAATAGTGAACTACATTATTCCTCATACTGGCATGGTACACGAGATAGATATAGTCACCATTAAACTTCAGTTAATCAATAGTCATTGTAGAGCCCCTAAGGTATAATTTTCCAGTgacttcaaattttattttcaaccttCTGTATACGATGCATTAAGAAGAGGCAGCAAAATTTCACTTCTTTCTCTAAGTTTGGGCGAAAATAACTCGACTTTCAGAGAGGCTTAAAAGAGACGGTTAAGATGAGAGGTGCATGGGTAAGTAATTGTGATTGGGCAGGACACTTTTTAATACAGCATATAAGAAGTCCCCACTAAGATTCAACACAGCATCAATTTGCAAGTCACAAATAAATGAGTTAGTAATTACTATGACCATAGGGAAACCAACCAATCAAATATCCACCATAAGAGAGGCACAAAAAGGCAGCtgagtaaaaaacatcaatgatgTTATCACACTTGGCCTCCTGTACCTTTGATTTAAAATCATCTTCATCTCTGATAGCATGAGGATGGATAGAAGGGATCACAGTGAAAAATCTATTGCTAGCATCGATTATCAAGCTTTCTTTGATAGAAGGATCATGTGCATTGCTACTTAATAAATTCTGGATCTCTGTCAAAGCCTCAAAACCTggaaaagtaaaatattataaatacagGGCTCTGGACACAAAGAAATACGAATCAAATTTCAGAACATCAAGGTTTTTTACAGCATCAGAAATAGATCTGCTTCAGTATCagaaagcaaatgaaaaaaaattttaataggtAACTACCCTTTTGGATATTATTTTTGCTCAGTTTTCCAAGAGGCATTTCTGACATGTTAATCTCGAACTCCACCATAGCAGCTCTGCAAACCACAAGATCTGGTCTTTCACACATACAAttacccaaagaaaaaaaagtcaaaagtgAAAAGGAAAGTAGTGTATACCTGTATGTTTCAACATCAAAGAGCATCTTCATCAATTCCACCAGAGGAGGAGCTAATTTGCTGTCTGCATCACTCCTAGTTTTCTTTGTCACCTGTCTGTTTACTCCATAATCCTACAAATTTAGACATCAATAAGAACTAAGAACTAAGCAGGGAGCACTAAGAAGAATAAGatattggaaaacaaaataagcaAGTACAATATCCAATGGGAAGAATCTGCCAGGTTTCTTCTGAAAATCCTTTTTCTGTTCCCATGCTTCCCATGGATTACCAGTCTTCTCAAGGAATAAACGCTTAAATTCATGGATGGCATCTGATTTTGACATCTCTTCAAGTTTATTTCCTCCAATTTTCTCATTTCCAACTCGGCCCCATTTACGGAACACATAACACTCTAACCCTTTGTCATCTTGTATTATCTGAAGGATGTAGAAGCTTTACACAGGAAACAGATCAAAGTTAGAAGGGAGGAAAATATCTCATAAACAAAGTAGTTAATCTAAATCAATTCTTGCATTAGCTGGTCATCTCAAACTTCAAAAGTCTAATTAGCACTAGACACAATTAAAAGAGCGCAGGCCATATAGTCACTATCCTTTTTCAACACAAAGCTTATTGACCCTTCAAAGCCAGTTCATCTTCAGGAATTAAGCAATAAATATGggcaaactttaaaaaaatcaatggagcAATATCACTCAAAACCAAGGAAAACTAAAGATATCAGCTGAAAATAAGGTTATACCACAAAAAGACACGAGACATTATAGATAAGAAAATAAGGTTATACCACAAAAAGACACGAGACATTATAGATAACCTGTTAACACCGGTTGATAAGTCAGACATGTTCAAAGTTGTGTTATAGATGCTTTTCCCATCCTCAAGGATGTGTCCAGTGTCTTGCATAGCAGAAGCTTCATGCACAGCACTACGCCCTTTCACTTTGACAGTGACCATACTAGAAACCCCACCCGAGGCTTCAACTTTATAAGAATCAAATGGAAGCTTCTTCTGTCTTTTAAAACAGTCAACCAGGTAATCCTCCCTGACGATTGGCAATTTCATCCTCCTGTCAATCCAAACGACACCAAGTCAACTTATGATGAATAAAGAAGACATTTAGTAAGATCAGCAAATAGAAAGCACCTTTACCTTGCTTTCCTCATATCAGCATCTTCAGAAGACATTACACCACTCACAACAAAGCAGTTTGTATCTGCAATGTAACTCATTAAGCAGAATGACTAACAAGAAATGTCTTAAATCAACAGCAAGAGTCAGTCTCTTCATAGCagcaataattatttaattcaaaaacaaaaccatggaGCAAATACCTTTCTTGATCTTGGCATGAAGCTGCCCACCTGCTGCCTCGATTTTTCCCTTCCATTCTTTCTGAAGAATTAGTCCAAgtataaaatgatcaaaattagTGAGTCGGCTACAACAATATTTGACAAATAATTTCACCAAACTATAGAATATATGCCATACCAGGGATTCCTTGGGTAACCCAGAAACAGCAACTTTTAAATCTCCCAGATTTTCACTCTTTGAAGACTGAGACTGGCTGCTGGTAGCTTGACTTCCAGAAAGGTTGTTAGATGATGGTGGAGGAAGTATCCTAACTGGTTTGTTACGCTTTTGTGATTTAAACCACTGCAAAGCAAGCAGTGAGTCAATTTACCATTAGCATAATAACTGCATGAAACAACTCACAATAGTATACCTTGATAAGGTATTGATTATCAGTTTCGTCAGGAATTTTCCACTTTCCTTTAAGACGTGCTGGTTCACGAGTTGAATGTGAACATTTGCTCCATTCTGACAGGTACCCACCACACCTATACATACCTCCAGAATAATGAAGAGAGCCAGAACACATCGGGCAGCCGCCAAGTGCTCCAAAAACCATCCCATCAGCACTATAAAGGAATTATGGCAGTAAAGATTGCATCAAAATTCCATGCAAGGGAAATCCGTGGTCTATAGTGATGTCAAAATGACAATTACAAACTCATAATAACtcataaatttattgaatatatccATCAAGAGGTTTAACAGTCACAGTTATCATGTTAAGAACAAGCACTTCCATGTGTATTTAAATCCAAGCTTATTTATCAGGGCAATGATAATTCCATGATCATTACTAGTGGGAGAAACATTAAGAAATTAGAGTATTGCAACAAGCTAACAACTGGACTTGCACAGAAAAGTCCATGACCTTTCACCATCTGTTGAACTAACAATCATTTCAGCAGTACGTGTCCCCAGGTTCAAACCCCAGCAACACCAATAAAAACCTATCCAGGGATAGTATTAATCATCTCAAAACGTTAAAAGTTTATCCCTTTTAAGTCTTAGTAACATGGAAAAACATGTGCATTAGCATTCATGATAAAACGCAAAACTTGTATATGGTTGCTAATGCAGAAATCACACATTCCATAACATGCATGCCTCgaattgttttaaaagatattacCAACGGTCTCGCAAATCAAGTTCTGATCCATTAGAAATTTGGCTATTCGCTTCCAGCAGTGCACGCAACTCTACTGTTGTCACATGCTTTTTAAGGTCATCCTTTAGGGCCCACAATTCCTTGGATTGGGACTCGAGTTTGCTATCCAATTCACTATCATTCTTTGCAGATGCAGCCCTGCTAGTTGATACATCTTCAGATTTGGCAACTTTTGACTTCTGATCACCACTTATATCTTTTCTACGTTTTGCTCCAGCTTTGGAAGATGATTGTTGAAGTTCTTCATCCTCTTTTCCCTCATTTTTAATGCCTATGAAGACAACAGCAATGAGAAAGAGACTGCATCCAGTGACATGTGTATCTATATAAACACACAGCAGCCATGACAGCATGGCACAGTTAGTTCTATATTATACCAGTCTTAGCAGTAGAAGGAACCTTCTTAACCAGAGAATGAACCACCGCCTGATCTGGAGCTGCAAGGCTTTCCCATCCTGACAACTTATCCACTTGGACAGATGGGTACAAATCCATGAAACAATTGGCATGATGCCATGCCAATCCTCTAGGTCCTTGTCCATCAGGCTTGGAGGAAATACGAACCTAGattgatttcatatttttaaagatgaaatgtAAGCAGCTTAATTGATAGTCATGTTAGCATGATCTAGTTATTAAAGAAAAGACTCAAAAGATCAAATAGTCTACCAAATTGAAGTTGTTATTATGTGAGATAGAATCAACacaataaaagtgaagaaatacACAGCAAGACCTTTTCAGATCTCATGgttttataagatattattcTAACATCAAGAATTTGTCACATTAATAGTAACAACTTCCTAATATGGTGGCGACTTATATGCTCTTATAACACACACATTTGTTAATTCCAGCTCCTATAGTTGGACATTATCCGAGGTAGAAGGATGGCAGAACAAAAATTTGTCAAGTACAACTTCCAAGtattcaacaaaaatatatttaatatcccAAAGACCCACACATCAATTGAAATTGCCCAacattttgtaaaaattaagatgGAAGGTTCTCAAGCACGCAGCTATTTTAATTGATAAGTCCAATTCTTGGTTCTAACCTTAGCTTATTTTAACCAAGAAACCAGACGCTGGCCAACTTCTCAAGAAGGAACAGGGCACAAAGAACAGATAGAGAGAAATCCAGCaagactctttcttttttcctctctttttgtttttttagccaaTAAAAGCAACGTGAGGCCTCATAAGAGAGAATCAAACACCACTAGTAAAACAAGTAAAAGGTATTGCAGTACATGCTATTAAGAACTAAAGGAGGCAAATGCATTCAGATCAGCCagccaaaaaaacacaagtacTGATGCAggaattgcaaaataaaatgtaaGTGAAAGCTCTGGAACCATCCTAAATCAAATACCTACACATCCATTATAATAATCTGCAGCCCCTCAGAAATGAAGttcatagaaaaaacaatcattcaTTCCAATCATACCTTGCTGTACCAGATGTCAACTGATATCTGAATTTATTTGTATAAGGAGTTTTCATAGATATGTGGATTCGTTTATCAATCTTCTTGTGAAAAGAtgcaaaatcagaaaaaaaaaataatttaccaaACCAGGAAACGTGTAAAGCTACCTCTCCTTTCATGATCTTTTCGCTGCAACTCTTGCAAGTTGCACGTGAAGTTTGTGAAAGTTCAATACCATATTCCATAGCCTTTGCAGCCTTTGCACTTGGAGGACCACTACCACTAGCACcgtcatcaccaccaccacctccttccTCAACATATTTTCTAATCCTCTGCTGATCTTCCCATCGAAGTGATTCTATACCTTCAACATCATCAATGCTAATAGAAAGAAGATATACAGAAGTTTAATCATTGCATCCATCCATATTATCTCGGAAATAATTATTACCAGCGACAAAAACGCTTACAATTTTATCTGATTTGCCTTCTTCAATATGCAACTGGCATGGTTCCACATCTATTCAGAAAACAGATGCACGTCACACTTCATTCTTTTAGGTttatattttggtaaaaaaacagGCAAAATAAAGGATATAATTCAAAAGGGTCaactcagaaaaaaataaacaggggGAGAGATAACTTACGTACATCTAAGAAATCGCAAACATCAACAACTATATGAGTCCTAAAATATATGTCTATCTTTCTTTGATTGAGtaagaaaaccaagaaacagAAGTTACAACTCAAAGTTCAATCATTCTTTCCTGTAGTGGATTGTATATCGAACAGATAATAAAAATCAGGAGATAATTCCTGAGCAGCTACAGTTTCAAGAATGTGAACAAGTTTCAAGAATGTGAACAAGACACCGGGGTCAATTACGAAGCCTGGTTCAAAGAATCGCATGCATTTTaaggcattaaaaaaaaaagtggataCAGTAAACCAAGGTATGGAATTGCGTATCGACGGTAACTAAGCCTCAACGTATAGACCTAAGCCTCGGCAGAAAACTGAACAATGAAGTGAAGGCCGGGGGAAGCAAGCGAGACCCGTAAATTGACAATTTTTTACaccttttttttgtcaaaagaaagaaagcgtcgcaaaatgcaaaaaagaaaaagaaaagacagtgGGATAATGAAAGAGCGATGAAAAGGGGGGGAAGAATACAGGCATGAAACCGTCGAATTGTTTGGCGTGGACCATTTTGCCGAGCCTGAGAATCTCTTTGTCGATGATACTTTTGCAGGTCTTGCAGGAAGAACGAGCCGACTTGGCGTACTCCGCCTTCCATGCCTTCTGAGGGTTCGCCATTGTTCTCCTATCTGTAATCGATcagagtgagtgagtgagtgtgTGTGTCAGTCTCTGTATTTATATACCTGGGCGTTTggtagagaagaaaaaagaggaaagaaatatCTGATGGATGGTGACGATGGCATTTCTCTTGCGCGTTTTTGGGGTTTTACGCTGCTCTACTTTAccaatccttttttcttttatcttcttaagaaaataattttgtttattctgataatgaatttttaatatattctcatATTTCTgattatgttatctttttatttatttttcaacctaaagtaataatagaaaattatttttaatatattttgatgttaaaaatactttttacttaaaataaattaagtattgTTTAAGTGACGataggtttttatattttaaaattcatgtttaataagtttttatatgtaattatattaaaatccaCAACGTAAATTACATATCACaattttagttaaatattttataaaaaaaactacatataaTAATACCATGAGATAAACATGGATTTGGCATAAGATTGCCCTTTTTTCTGgatttatttcattcaaaaagTCATTAAACTGCTGATATCAGtgtttatgaataataaattataaattaaattatcaaatcagAAAAATTTGATAATATCATATAGTTTTATACCGATTAAACTCACAAGTTAGAAATAAATAGACTTAAACTGCTGATATCTGCTGTGATATCATCAGATAAATatgtattattataatttaagatttatttttaatatatttatctgTCATGTAATGagttaaatacataaaataataaatcatgtatttttcttgtatttttgaattattaaaaggagaatattttgatttaaaaataaaatttaaagtataattaatatgtgtaaatttattaatttgaataataatttattataaatatatataattaaaaaaaataacaaaataacaagcATGACATGCTTTCAATAATATCTGAACCCAAAAGGTT is part of the Populus trichocarpa isolate Nisqually-1 chromosome 2, P.trichocarpa_v4.1, whole genome shotgun sequence genome and encodes:
- the LOC7471982 gene encoding poly [ADP-ribose] polymerase 1 — encoded protein: MANPQKAWKAEYAKSARSSCKTCKSIIDKEILRLGKMVHAKQFDGFMPMWNHASCILKKANQIKFIDDVEGIESLRWEDQQRIRKYVEEGGGGGDDGASGSGPPSAKAAKAMEYGIELSQTSRATCKSCSEKIMKGEVRISSKPDGQGPRGLAWHHANCFMDLYPSVQVDKLSGWESLAAPDQAVVHSLVKKVPSTAKTGIKNEGKEDEELQQSSSKAGAKRRKDISGDQKSKVAKSEDVSTSRAASAKNDSELDSKLESQSKELWALKDDLKKHVTTVELRALLEANSQISNGSELDLRDRCADGMVFGALGGCPMCSGSLHYSGGMYRCGGYLSEWSKCSHSTREPARLKGKWKIPDETDNQYLIKWFKSQKRNKPVRILPPPSSNNLSGSQATSSQSQSSKSENLGDLKVAVSGLPKESLKEWKGKIEAAGGQLHAKIKKDTNCFVVSGVMSSEDADMRKARRMKLPIVREDYLVDCFKRQKKLPFDSYKVEASGGVSSMVTVKVKGRSAVHEASAMQDTGHILEDGKSIYNTTLNMSDLSTGVNSFYILQIIQDDKGLECYVFRKWGRVGNEKIGGNKLEEMSKSDAIHEFKRLFLEKTGNPWEAWEQKKDFQKKPGRFFPLDIDYGVNRQVTKKTRSDADSKLAPPLVELMKMLFDVETYRAAMVEFEINMSEMPLGKLSKNNIQKGFEALTEIQNLLSSNAHDPSIKESLIIDASNRFFTVIPSIHPHAIRDEDDFKSKVKMLEALQDIEIASRLVGFDVDSDDSLDDKYKKLHCDICPLPHDSEDYQLIEKYLLTTHAPTHTDWSLELEEVFLLERRGEFDRFARYRETLKNRMLLWHGSRLTNFVGILSQGLRIAPPEAPTTGYMFGKGVYFADLVSKSAQYCFTDKKNPVGLMLLSEVALGEVYELKKATYMEKPPEGKHSTKGLGKKVPEESGYVKWRNDVIVPCGKPVSSKVKASELMYNEYIVYNTAQVKMQFLLKVRFHHKRR